Genomic DNA from Deltaproteobacteria bacterium:
ATGACAAGTCTGTCGGTTGCATACACTTTTCTTTCTCACCCCCCGCTCTTTGCCTTTGAAAGGTTCTGCTCCGCAATCACATGGAGGCGACAGTGAAGAAAAAAACAGACCGAAGGAAATGGCCCAGAGAGGCCTTTCCGGCACATGAAATTGGGATAGTCTACCCACAACATGCGGAAGAAGAAAAAGAGATGCCGCCTGAAGACAGGCCTGATACTTTGATAGTCCATGTAGTTAACAGGAGTGAGGGCGGTCTTCTAATGGAATCACCCTTGAAATTCGAAGTGGGTTTTTTCGTGGACGTGCGGATACGGGTCCCTCGCGAGCGCGTATGGATGGCCCTCAAGGGGAAAGTTATCCGTGCAGAGGATATGCCGGACAGAAAGAACTATTATCTGTTAGGAATCGAATTTCAACCCAAGACACTGCGAAAAGAACTCCCAACGCATGGTGTAGAGGTAGGAAAGAAAAGGATGTATCCAGCTGATGTGGACTTTTTTATGCACACACAACTCTTTGATGCCGTCTCTGAGGAGGCTAAATGCCCTTTGTTGAACTGTATGACCCCAGGCCGTTTCAAGGCAGGACAAAGAGTAATTAGGCAAGGAGATGAGGGCGACACCCTGTATATGGTTCAGGAAGGTTCATGTGTGGCCCATATGGAAAAAGATGGGAGAGAACATCCCGTCGCCCGTCTTCGAGCTGGAGATATCATTGGAGAGATTGCGCTTTTGACAGGTGAGGCACGAACTGCTCATGTTGATGCCGAAACCGATGTGAAGTTATGGACTATGAGCCGGGCGCAATTTGACAGGCTGAGTAAAGAGCGTCCAGACGTCAGGAATTTTCTGACCGAGTTGGTCAGCAATCGATTCTCCTCCGAAAGGATGACTGCAGAAAGAGCTGTCGGAAAATACGTAGTAAATCAAATTATAGGTCGAGGCGGTTGGAGCATCGTTTACAAGGGCATTCATGCAAGCCTTAATATGCCGGTTGCCATTAAGATGCTGAAGCACGACATGGCCATGGATCCTGATTTTTCAGAGAAGTTTCGTTATGAAGCCAAGACCATTGCTCATCTCAACCATGAGAATATTGTCAAGGTATATGATATCGAAGAACTTTACAGGACCATCTTCATTATCACAGAGTATCTTGAGGGGGTGCCGCTCGATTCTATCTTGGAAAAAATGCCAAGACTTCCCTTGTCAAAGGTCTTAGATATTCTCCTACAAGTGTGTGCTGGGTTGGAATATGCGCACAAACAGGGCATTGTTCATCAGGACATCAAACCCGCAAATATCTTCATACAGTGGGATAATCGGGTGAAAATCCTTGACTTCGGATTGGCCTGTCCTCCGGGGACCATCGAATGCAACATACCAGGGACCGTGTTCTATATGTCGCCAGAACAGATCGAGGGTGAGCGCATCGATGAACGTACTGATATTTACTCCTTAGGGCTCACTGGTTTTGAGATGATTACCGGCCAGAGACCTTTTCCTGAAGATGATATAATGAAAGTCATGGACTTGCATTTGCACAGTGATATACCAGATCCTCATGGGGTAATTCCTGATGTGCCACATGAACTGTCCAACTTCCTGATGTGCGCAAGCAAAAGGGACCCTACAGCAAGATACCAAAACATGTCGCAGGTCCTTTATGAGCTTGAGTCGTTGGCCGAAACGATGGGTGTAAAGCGTGAAAGACCGGTACAGGAACGACGGAAAATGATGAGCCTCTTCTTATTTTACGACGATCAGCATGAATTGATGCTGAAACCACTGGTGGAAGACTTTAGCCACGAGGTCAGGAATGTTGGGGCCGAGTTACGAGCGGCAGAGTTTAAGGACGTGTACTGATTGGTTGTAGGACCGAGTGCTGTCCCTATACGGCCTGATGAACTGGGGATTCCTTGGGCAACGTGAAATAGAAGGTTGCCCCTTTCCCCTTTTCGGATTCTGCCCAGACCCTCCCACCGTGGTTGGTGACAATCCTTTCAACGATTGCAAGCCCCAAACCGGTTCCTTCAA
This window encodes:
- a CDS encoding protein kinase; amino-acid sequence: MKKKTDRRKWPREAFPAHEIGIVYPQHAEEEKEMPPEDRPDTLIVHVVNRSEGGLLMESPLKFEVGFFVDVRIRVPRERVWMALKGKVIRAEDMPDRKNYYLLGIEFQPKTLRKELPTHGVEVGKKRMYPADVDFFMHTQLFDAVSEEAKCPLLNCMTPGRFKAGQRVIRQGDEGDTLYMVQEGSCVAHMEKDGREHPVARLRAGDIIGEIALLTGEARTAHVDAETDVKLWTMSRAQFDRLSKERPDVRNFLTELVSNRFSSERMTAERAVGKYVVNQIIGRGGWSIVYKGIHASLNMPVAIKMLKHDMAMDPDFSEKFRYEAKTIAHLNHENIVKVYDIEELYRTIFIITEYLEGVPLDSILEKMPRLPLSKVLDILLQVCAGLEYAHKQGIVHQDIKPANIFIQWDNRVKILDFGLACPPGTIECNIPGTVFYMSPEQIEGERIDERTDIYSLGLTGFEMITGQRPFPEDDIMKVMDLHLHSDIPDPHGVIPDVPHELSNFLMCASKRDPTARYQNMSQVLYELESLAETMGVKRERPVQERRKMMSLFLFYDDQHELMLKPLVEDFSHEVRNVGAELRAAEFKDVY